Genomic DNA from Chryseobacterium shigense:
CCTTGTATTGGTCTGCCGGAATTTTGCTGATATCAATATAAAATGATTTGGAGGTCTGCGGTAATAATCCCATTGCAATGCTTGTATAGCTTCCAATACGTTCTCCGGTTTTTCTGTTATAAATTTCAATAGTTACTGTTGGTTTACAATACAGATTACCGCTGTTGGCTATCGCAATTTTTGCGGTTTGCTTTCCGTCTTCTTTTTCTATTTTTACACTTTCAAATTTTAGATCAGGTTTTGCCTTTTCCGGTTCATAATCGGTAATGACCTGAATAGCATAGCGTATCACAGAAGTGATATTCACTCCTATTTTATCATTACTTGGCTTAATATCTTCTACAGGCTCAACAATGATGACACTCCAGTAACTTCCGGGATCGGCGGGCTGATCGGGAACTGTAATTTCATAGAATACTTCGGTTTTTTCCTTTGCCTTCAATGTAATCAGGTTTGTATTAAGCCTGATCCAGTCACCATTAGTTCTGTTATTCGTGTGTATAGTGGTGTAGTTTATGGACCCGTCAGCCTTATAGATGAAGTCCTGTAAAAATAATTTTACGGTCTGAGGAGTGCTGCCTGTATTTTCAATACCGATTTTTCCTTTATACACTTTTCCGTTTTCCACTTTGTAAGTATGGGTAAGACCGTTTAGAACAACAATACCCGCATGCAAAAAACTAAACTGCAGCATCAGAAACATCAAAAGGAAAATGCGCTTTATCATAATTATGTAAAGTTTGAAAATTAAATTATAG
This window encodes:
- a CDS encoding WxL protein host-binding domain-containing protein; its protein translation is MIKRIFLLMFLMLQFSFLHAGIVVLNGLTHTYKVENGKVYKGKIGIENTGSTPQTVKLFLQDFIYKADGSINYTTIHTNNRTNGDWIRLNTNLITLKAKEKTEVFYEITVPDQPADPGSYWSVIIVEPVEDIKPSNDKIGVNITSVIRYAIQVITDYEPEKAKPDLKFESVKIEKEDGKQTAKIAIANSGNLYCKPTVTIEIYNRKTGERIGSYTSIAMGLLPQTSKSFYIDISKIPADQYKAVLIATDEEDNAFALNVELEIKND